One genomic window of Gemmatimonadota bacterium includes the following:
- the tauD gene encoding taurine dioxygenase: MQVEGNDSDIEIEVLTPAIGAVVHGVDLSKPISENRFAAIEKAFLDHQVIFLHDQNLTKEDLKRFGRRFGSLNVHPFLPKVDDDPEVILLRNDRERPPAVNVWHSDLTYLPKPPLGAVLLAREIPDAGGDTLWASMTAAYEGLSGEMQDRLSGLTGVHRGSLAEYRAALGDKVELDPNSEWADPNPTAEHPLIRTHPVTGRKSLYVSSTDTRSIKGLELEESAALLDQLFRHAATPEFQVRFRWRVGDVAVWDNRCTQHYATADYWPKRRTMHRVTVEGDRPY, encoded by the coding sequence GTGCAAGTGGAAGGGAACGACAGCGATATCGAAATCGAGGTGCTCACGCCGGCCATAGGGGCTGTCGTGCATGGTGTCGACCTGTCAAAGCCAATAAGCGAAAACCGCTTTGCCGCCATCGAAAAGGCCTTTCTCGATCACCAGGTGATTTTCCTTCACGACCAGAACCTCACGAAGGAGGACCTGAAACGGTTCGGCAGGCGCTTCGGCAGCCTGAACGTGCACCCGTTCCTGCCCAAGGTCGATGACGACCCGGAGGTCATCCTGCTCAGGAACGACCGAGAGCGGCCACCGGCGGTCAATGTATGGCACTCCGACCTCACGTACCTGCCGAAACCGCCGCTGGGCGCGGTGCTGCTGGCGCGGGAGATTCCCGATGCCGGCGGCGATACCCTTTGGGCCAGCATGACCGCCGCCTATGAAGGGCTGTCCGGCGAAATGCAGGACAGGCTGTCAGGCCTTACGGGCGTGCACCGGGGCAGCCTGGCCGAATACCGCGCAGCCCTCGGCGACAAGGTGGAGCTGGATCCGAACAGCGAGTGGGCGGACCCGAATCCGACGGCGGAACATCCCTTGATCCGCACCCATCCGGTCACCGGGAGGAAGAGCCTGTACGTGAGTTCGACGGATACCCGGTCGATCAAGGGATTGGAGCTGGAGGAAAGCGCTGCCCTTCTCGATCAACTGTTCCGCCATGCCGCAACGCCGGAGTTCCAGGTGCGTTTTCGCTGGCGCGTGGGCGATGTCGCCGTCTGGGACAACCGCTGTACGCAGCACTACGCGACGGCCGACTACTGGCCGAAGCGACGGACCATGCACCGGGTGACCGTGGAAGGCGACCGGCCGTATTAG